In Flavobacterium cerinum, one genomic interval encodes:
- a CDS encoding glycosyltransferase family 4 protein, producing the protein MKIIFDNIVYNKASNGGVSNYWFELTKYLLEQQKDELLFFDYNNQRNFHRNNLELPTESIITTSEKLSFLERIYPISFKSDEKFIFHSSYYRSISGTKNEIGITTVHDFTHSYYSPFVKKVLHNKIKYGSIKSSKGIICISNNTYKDLLKFCPPKKDQKVAIIHNGVSDEYFPIVENRTSEKEFLQRFQLEEQKYLLYVGSRANYKNFPLATALLNKTTDMKLVVVGGNFTKAELQTLDQNLLKRIVVMTDIDNATLNVLYNFANAFIYPSSYEGFGIPIIEAMKAGCPVLSLNNSSITEVSGGVALLYDQINADDFKKGLDRLNDKSYRQDIIERGYIQAGKFSWQKCCEETRSFYQENYDTN; encoded by the coding sequence GTGAAAATCATATTTGACAATATCGTATATAATAAAGCAAGTAACGGAGGAGTATCTAATTATTGGTTTGAACTAACAAAATATTTGTTAGAACAACAGAAGGATGAGCTTCTTTTTTTTGATTATAACAATCAGCGTAATTTTCATCGGAATAATCTCGAATTACCGACTGAATCCATAATTACGACTTCTGAAAAATTGTCTTTTTTGGAACGAATCTATCCGATTTCTTTTAAAAGTGATGAGAAATTTATTTTTCACTCCAGTTATTACAGAAGTATTAGCGGAACCAAAAATGAAATCGGTATCACAACCGTGCATGATTTTACACATAGTTACTATTCGCCCTTTGTAAAGAAAGTACTGCATAATAAAATTAAATACGGTTCAATCAAAAGTTCAAAAGGTATTATCTGTATCTCAAATAATACCTATAAGGATCTGCTAAAATTCTGCCCGCCCAAAAAAGATCAGAAAGTAGCGATAATTCATAACGGTGTAAGTGATGAATATTTCCCTATCGTTGAAAACCGAACGTCAGAAAAGGAATTCTTACAGCGTTTTCAACTGGAAGAACAAAAATATTTGTTGTACGTGGGAAGTAGAGCCAATTATAAAAATTTCCCGTTGGCCACCGCATTATTAAACAAAACAACGGATATGAAACTCGTTGTAGTGGGAGGGAATTTTACAAAAGCGGAACTGCAAACATTAGATCAGAATCTGTTGAAGCGGATTGTAGTGATGACCGATATTGATAATGCAACACTGAATGTATTGTATAATTTCGCCAATGCGTTTATTTATCCGTCAAGTTATGAAGGATTTGGAATCCCGATTATTGAAGCGATGAAAGCAGGTTGTCCGGTATTGTCGTTAAACAATTCTTCGATAACGGAAGTTTCCGGAGGTGTTGCTCTTTTGTATGATCAAATCAATGCAGATGATTTTAAAAAAGGGTTAGACCGGTTGAATGACAAAAGCTATCGTCAGGATATAATTGAAAGAGGCTATATTCAGGCCGGAAAATTCAGCTGGCAAAAGTGCTGTGAAGAAACCCGTTCCTTCTACCAGGAAAATTATGATACCAATTAA
- a CDS encoding O-antigen ligase family protein, protein MGITFMLVAKINILLLLVLIGCMILFRSQLFNYKQKAVLLLTFILTCIVLIIYVPGLKNRFVEILNSYNKPPTGVAHDSTNIRIAIVSCSAEIAKENYVFGVGFDKLQDTLDECYKANYNSNFYETIKYMTHNYFAYIFLSAGIFGLIAFLFYCYKSLRIILKVNRFLLYIMVSNIFIICFTEDFFYRHYGIFFYQLIFMTFVNAYLAQKEEKNTAIS, encoded by the coding sequence ATGGGCATTACCTTTATGTTGGTTGCTAAAATCAACATTCTGTTACTATTGGTTTTAATCGGTTGTATGATTTTATTTCGTTCCCAACTTTTTAACTACAAACAGAAAGCGGTTTTGTTACTAACATTTATTCTTACCTGTATTGTACTTATTATTTATGTTCCGGGATTGAAAAACAGATTTGTTGAAATTCTTAACAGCTACAACAAACCACCTACAGGAGTAGCACATGATTCTACTAATATTCGTATTGCAATTGTGAGCTGTTCAGCTGAAATCGCTAAAGAAAATTATGTTTTTGGTGTTGGTTTTGATAAACTTCAGGATACTTTGGATGAATGCTATAAGGCCAATTATAATTCCAATTTCTATGAGACCATTAAATATATGACGCATAATTATTTTGCCTATATTTTCCTTTCGGCTGGAATTTTCGGACTTATCGCTTTTCTTTTTTACTGTTATAAATCGCTCCGGATAATTTTAAAAGTGAACCGGTTCCTGCTTTATATCATGGTTTCCAATATTTTCATTATCTGTTTTACGGAAGATTTCTTTTACAGACATTACGGAATATTTTTCTACCAATTGATTTTTATGACATTTGTGAATGCCTATCTGGCACAAAAGGAGGAAAAGAATACGGCTATATCGTAA
- the rfbD gene encoding dTDP-4-dehydrorhamnose reductase produces the protein MVVLVTGANGQLGQALQSVAKKYPEINFIFAASSDLDITDKENVATYFDSKKPDYCINAAAYTAVDKAESEQEQAFLVNVKGPQNLAEVSRKTNTVLLHISTDFVFNGESNHPYTEEDTPDPKGVYGKTKLEGEQTIQQSTAQYYIIRTSWVYSEFGNNFMKTMLRLASERDTLNVVNDQIGTPTYAVDLAEALIAIIRHDSNTESKPYGIYNFSNEGQCSWFDFAKKIFEVNKVAIQVNPIPTSAYPTPAQRPEYSVLDKQKIKQAFGITIADWETALRSITI, from the coding sequence ATGGTAGTACTGGTAACCGGAGCAAACGGACAATTAGGTCAGGCGCTACAGTCTGTTGCTAAAAAATATCCGGAAATCAATTTTATTTTTGCGGCTTCATCTGATCTTGATATAACCGATAAAGAAAATGTTGCGACCTATTTTGACTCAAAAAAGCCGGATTATTGTATAAATGCGGCAGCATATACAGCTGTTGACAAAGCCGAAAGCGAGCAGGAACAAGCTTTTTTAGTAAATGTAAAAGGACCGCAAAATCTGGCAGAAGTAAGCCGGAAAACCAATACTGTTTTACTTCATATCTCAACTGATTTTGTTTTTAACGGAGAAAGTAATCATCCGTATACAGAAGAAGATACACCCGACCCAAAAGGTGTTTATGGCAAAACGAAATTAGAAGGCGAACAGACAATACAACAAAGTACAGCGCAATATTACATTATCCGAACCTCATGGGTATATTCCGAATTTGGGAATAACTTTATGAAAACTATGTTGCGACTCGCATCAGAACGGGATACACTAAATGTGGTAAACGATCAGATCGGAACACCTACTTATGCTGTAGATCTGGCTGAAGCTTTAATTGCCATTATCCGACATGATTCGAATACAGAATCAAAACCTTACGGGATATATAACTTCAGTAATGAAGGACAATGCAGCTGGTTTGATTTTGCTAAAAAAATATTCGAAGTAAATAAAGTAGCGATTCAGGTGAATCCAATTCCTACTTCAGCTTATCCAACACCGGCACAAAGACCCGAGTACAGTGTATTGGATAAACAAAAAATAAAACAGGCCTTTGGTATTACAATCGCAGATTGGGAAACGGCATTACGAAGTATTACGATATAG
- the rfbC gene encoding dTDP-4-dehydrorhamnose 3,5-epimerase, producing MNFIPTKLSGCYILEPKIIQDSRGYFMESFNEKTFREGTGQDVRFVQDNQSFSARGVLRGLHYQTGDHAQAKLVRVLQGEVLDVAVDIRPESETYGQYVAELLSAENQKQLFIPRGFAHGFLVLSETATFFYKCDNFYNKESEGGIIYNDESLAINWQMESAALLISDKDKELPSFDKARKVW from the coding sequence ATGAATTTTATTCCTACAAAACTATCCGGTTGTTATATACTCGAACCTAAGATTATTCAGGATTCGAGAGGTTATTTTATGGAAAGTTTTAATGAAAAAACATTCCGGGAGGGAACAGGTCAGGATGTCCGTTTTGTACAGGACAATCAGTCTTTTTCCGCTCGTGGCGTACTACGCGGATTACATTATCAAACCGGCGATCATGCTCAGGCGAAACTGGTTCGTGTTTTACAGGGAGAAGTTCTGGATGTAGCTGTCGACATTCGACCGGAATCGGAAACGTATGGTCAGTATGTTGCGGAACTATTATCGGCCGAAAATCAGAAACAATTGTTTATTCCGAGAGGTTTTGCACATGGATTTTTAGTACTTAGTGAAACGGCAACGTTTTTCTATAAATGTGATAATTTCTACAATAAAGAATCGGAAGGCGGAATCATTTATAATGATGAAAGTCTGGCAATTAACTGGCAAATGGAATCGGCTGCTTTGTTGATTTCAGACAAAGACAAAGAATTGCCGTCATTCGATAAAGCCCGTAAAGTATGGTAG
- the rfbA gene encoding glucose-1-phosphate thymidylyltransferase RfbA codes for MKGIILAGGSGTRLHPLTLAVSKQLMPIYDKPMIYYPLSTLMWAGIREILIISTPHDLPLFRQLLGDGSKLGCHFEYAVQENPNGLAEAFIIGKEFIKDDKVALILGDNIFYGTGLAELLQKNNNPDGGIIYAYHVLDPERYGVVDFDKDGKVLSIEEKPIYPKSNYAVPGIYFYDNDVVSIAENIKPSNRGELEITDVNKEYLERGKLQVSILDRGTAWLDTGTFQSLMQAGQFVQVIEERQGLKIGAIEEAAYRMGFIDAEQLQLLAEPLLKSGYGKHLLSILE; via the coding sequence ATGAAAGGGATAATATTAGCAGGAGGCTCCGGCACCAGATTACACCCGCTTACGCTAGCTGTGAGTAAACAATTAATGCCTATCTATGATAAGCCGATGATTTATTATCCGCTGTCTACATTAATGTGGGCTGGAATCCGTGAAATATTGATCATTTCCACACCACATGATTTACCGTTATTCCGACAATTATTGGGCGACGGAAGTAAACTGGGATGTCATTTTGAATATGCGGTACAGGAAAATCCCAACGGATTGGCCGAAGCGTTTATTATCGGAAAAGAGTTTATCAAAGACGATAAAGTTGCTTTGATCTTAGGTGATAATATATTTTACGGAACCGGATTGGCTGAATTGCTTCAGAAGAATAATAATCCGGACGGAGGTATTATTTATGCTTATCATGTACTTGATCCGGAACGCTATGGAGTCGTAGATTTTGATAAGGACGGAAAAGTACTTTCGATAGAAGAAAAACCGATTTATCCGAAATCCAATTATGCCGTACCCGGAATCTATTTTTATGATAACGATGTCGTATCAATTGCCGAAAATATAAAGCCAAGTAATCGGGGAGAACTTGAAATTACCGATGTAAATAAAGAATATCTTGAAAGAGGTAAACTTCAGGTTAGTATTTTAGATCGCGGTACCGCGTGGCTGGATACCGGAACGTTTCAGTCGTTAATGCAAGCCGGACAATTTGTTCAGGTTATAGAAGAACGTCAGGGATTAAAAATCGGTGCTATTGAAGAAGCCGCATACCGTATGGGATTTATTGATGCCGAACAATTGCAATTACTGGCAGAACCGTTATTAAAAAGCGGATATGGAAAACACTTATTAAGTATATTAGAATAA
- the rfbB gene encoding dTDP-glucose 4,6-dehydratase has translation MKNILITGGAGFIGANFVTYFIEENPDINVINLDKLTYAGDLANLEEVAGHSRYTFVQGDICDSELVKALFEKYDFSDVIHFAAESHVDNSISGPEAFIKTNVTGTFNLLDAARKHWMTGPNQYKEGYETSRFHHISTDEVYGTLGATGLFTEETPYAPNSPYSASKAASDMIVRSYFHTYGMQVVTTNCSNNYGPKQHNEKLIPTIIRKAITGENIPIYGDGQNVRDWLYVLDHCKGIELVFKNGKPGETYNIGGRNERNNLYIANTICEILNELQPKETGSYKDQIVFVKDRPGHDLRYAIDATKIETELGWKADENFETGIRKTIAWYLNKLDKK, from the coding sequence ATGAAAAACATACTGATAACCGGAGGAGCGGGATTTATAGGCGCCAATTTTGTAACCTATTTTATAGAGGAAAATCCGGATATAAACGTAATTAATTTAGATAAACTTACCTATGCCGGTGATTTAGCCAATCTGGAAGAAGTAGCCGGTCATAGTCGTTATACCTTTGTACAAGGTGATATTTGCGACAGTGAATTAGTAAAAGCATTATTTGAAAAATATGATTTTTCGGATGTTATCCATTTTGCAGCAGAGTCTCATGTGGATAATTCCATTTCCGGACCGGAAGCGTTTATCAAAACCAATGTAACAGGGACATTTAATTTACTGGATGCTGCACGAAAACATTGGATGACAGGACCTAATCAATATAAGGAAGGATATGAAACATCGCGTTTTCATCATATTTCAACTGATGAGGTTTACGGTACTTTAGGCGCTACAGGATTGTTCACAGAAGAAACACCGTATGCACCCAACAGTCCTTATTCGGCATCAAAAGCCGCTTCGGATATGATTGTGAGAAGTTATTTCCATACCTACGGAATGCAGGTGGTCACAACAAACTGTTCCAATAATTATGGTCCGAAACAGCACAATGAAAAACTGATTCCAACCATTATCCGAAAAGCTATTACCGGCGAAAATATTCCGATTTATGGCGACGGACAAAATGTGAGAGACTGGTTATATGTATTAGATCATTGTAAAGGAATCGAGTTGGTTTTTAAAAACGGAAAACCGGGTGAAACCTACAATATCGGAGGGCGAAATGAACGAAATAATCTTTATATCGCCAATACCATTTGTGAAATACTAAATGAATTACAACCAAAGGAAACAGGAAGTTATAAAGACCAGATTGTTTTTGTAAAAGACCGCCCGGGACACGATTTGCGTTATGCTATTGATGCAACAAAGATTGAAACCGAACTAGGTTGGAAAGCCGATGAAAATTTTGAAACCGGAATCCGAAAAACAATTGCCTGGTATCTGAATAAACTGGACAAAAAATAA
- a CDS encoding DUF6909 family protein has protein sequence MKEIKNISRSRAQESSAAIERLYITMRHLFNRGFYKPMGVSGETLREALLSLRPEIYGSIAEEKVELNGLLYVIERLPIGIEECRYINLTSDEGYSKSHFQAIVPPKRRRNCYRIDDEQMNIEITRGRSDIYDILTHLTFIFIESHKIKDRVLIDEDGRLTRDWEKLEQVILQNKKLTLVEREKAISHVSNILGRTFAEVLDIYDSFATQQAPERFLHIIYWLGKLAIEEVVDNNKRTITFSPILRERLGHHIHGEIWANNIKNVLQKNKLIHRPIHVISANMHSVMNSLFATHVLKGKFKDQSDFVIYEELSKSSNNDLRAKTEEFAIKHGMISLPDTSGTNIDVQIFDTAKVDWNKSAFPKAKVEGEHPVIIVMDYAFGEQAYETIDELLKPYKDKEGNKVFLNVESVSIMGKAGILEGGKGDIMIPSAHINEGTGDNYPFDNELSAEMFEGNEIPVFAGPMITVLGTSLQNKDLLKFFHESTWGVIGLEMEGAYYQKAIQSASKIRKSIPPNVKVRYAYYASDNPLETGSTLASGGLGTTGVKPTYLITIKILEQIFNIK, from the coding sequence ATGAAAGAGATTAAAAACATTTCGCGCTCACGCGCACAGGAATCATCAGCAGCAATTGAACGTTTGTATATTACCATGCGTCATTTGTTTAATAGAGGATTCTATAAACCGATGGGTGTTTCGGGAGAAACCCTGCGGGAAGCTTTATTGTCGTTACGTCCGGAAATATACGGGTCGATAGCGGAAGAAAAAGTAGAATTAAACGGATTATTATATGTAATAGAACGTTTACCAATTGGCATAGAAGAATGTCGCTATATTAATCTGACATCGGATGAAGGCTATTCAAAATCGCATTTTCAGGCGATAGTCCCTCCGAAAAGAAGAAGAAACTGTTATCGTATTGACGACGAGCAGATGAATATCGAAATCACCCGCGGACGTTCGGATATCTATGATATTTTAACGCACCTTACGTTTATCTTTATCGAATCCCATAAAATCAAAGACAGAGTATTGATCGATGAAGACGGTCGTCTGACACGCGATTGGGAAAAACTGGAACAGGTGATTCTGCAAAATAAAAAACTAACGTTAGTTGAAAGAGAGAAAGCGATTTCACACGTTTCGAATATTTTAGGAAGAACTTTTGCTGAGGTATTGGATATTTACGACAGTTTTGCAACGCAACAGGCTCCGGAGCGTTTTCTTCATATCATTTACTGGTTAGGAAAACTGGCTATCGAAGAAGTAGTAGACAACAATAAGAGAACGATTACTTTTAGCCCGATTTTAAGAGAGCGTCTGGGTCACCATATTCACGGTGAAATCTGGGCGAATAACATTAAAAATGTATTACAGAAAAATAAATTAATTCACAGACCGATACATGTGATTAGTGCGAATATGCACAGTGTAATGAATTCTCTTTTTGCGACTCACGTATTAAAAGGAAAATTCAAAGACCAGTCGGATTTTGTGATTTATGAAGAATTAAGTAAATCGTCTAACAATGATTTACGTGCCAAAACGGAAGAGTTTGCGATAAAACACGGTATGATTTCCCTTCCGGACACGTCGGGAACTAATATTGATGTGCAGATTTTCGATACGGCTAAAGTGGACTGGAATAAATCGGCATTCCCTAAAGCGAAAGTCGAAGGTGAACATCCGGTAATCATTGTAATGGATTATGCTTTCGGAGAGCAGGCTTACGAAACAATCGACGAATTATTAAAACCGTATAAAGACAAGGAAGGCAATAAAGTATTCCTGAATGTGGAATCGGTTTCGATTATGGGGAAAGCCGGTATTTTAGAAGGCGGAAAAGGAGACATCATGATTCCTTCGGCGCATATCAATGAAGGAACCGGTGATAACTATCCGTTTGACAACGAACTTTCGGCTGAAATGTTTGAAGGAAATGAGATCCCGGTTTTTGCAGGACCAATGATAACGGTTTTAGGAACCTCCTTACAAAATAAAGACCTGTTGAAATTTTTCCATGAATCAACATGGGGCGTTATCGGTCTTGAAATGGAAGGGGCTTATTATCAGAAAGCAATCCAGTCGGCGTCCAAAATCAGAAAAAGTATTCCGCCAAATGTAAAAGTGCGTTATGCTTATTATGCATCGGATAACCCGTTGGAAACAGGAAGTACATTAGCCTCCGGAGGATTAGGAACAACCGGAGTAAAACCAACTTATTTAATTACGATTAAGATTTTAGAACAAATTTTTAATATCAAATAA
- a CDS encoding carboxypeptidase-like regulatory domain-containing protein — MHKIVVLLLFISANVVAQVKGKVADEAKNPVAYVNIWVEDENNGTTSDANGDFTILEKNKEKILVFSALGFETKKVRISEAEQVILKSAPIHLQEIVIAGKKQSKTITIGDYKKGGISHFFSSGKNPWIVARYFPFDVKMEQTPYIKELTIMTDSEVDQAKFLLHFYEVTANGNPGKDLTPENNLITVEKGQHNTTVKLEHQNLKIPGNGVFVAVEWLIIAENKYDFSPSLKDTASGSYTVSNFSGIRYEPRIGTVPSEESTSWRFTMGRWTKFDKPNVSNIGKYNNKFNELAIKLTLTN; from the coding sequence ATGCATAAAATAGTCGTTTTACTGTTATTTATTTCAGCTAATGTTGTAGCTCAGGTAAAAGGAAAAGTGGCAGACGAAGCTAAAAATCCGGTAGCTTATGTAAATATTTGGGTGGAAGATGAAAATAACGGAACTACTTCCGATGCGAACGGAGATTTTACTATTTTAGAAAAAAATAAAGAAAAGATTCTGGTGTTTAGTGCCTTGGGATTTGAAACGAAAAAAGTCCGCATTTCCGAAGCCGAACAGGTTATTTTAAAATCGGCTCCGATTCATTTACAGGAAATTGTGATTGCCGGAAAAAAGCAATCCAAAACGATAACAATAGGAGATTATAAAAAAGGAGGTATCAGTCATTTCTTTTCCAGTGGGAAAAATCCGTGGATTGTAGCCCGATATTTTCCGTTTGATGTTAAAATGGAGCAAACACCTTATATTAAGGAATTGACCATTATGACCGATTCGGAAGTAGATCAGGCCAAATTTTTACTGCATTTTTATGAAGTTACAGCAAACGGAAATCCGGGAAAAGATCTTACTCCCGAAAATAATCTGATTACGGTAGAAAAAGGACAGCATAACACTACGGTAAAACTGGAACATCAAAATTTAAAAATTCCGGGAAACGGTGTTTTTGTAGCAGTAGAATGGCTTATTATTGCAGAAAATAAATACGATTTTTCGCCTTCATTAAAAGATACCGCTTCGGGAAGTTATACCGTTAGTAATTTTTCAGGAATCCGGTATGAACCCAGAATAGGAACGGTACCTTCCGAAGAAAGTACATCCTGGCGGTTTACAATGGGACGATGGACAAAATTTGATAAACCAAATGTGTCGAATATCGGGAAATATAACAACAAGTTTAATGAACTTGCGATAAAGTTAACTTTAACAAACTAA
- a CDS encoding GH3 family domain-containing protein — MSIKSIIAKLLAGKIYKNTRKWADNPVATQQKVFWELIRTAQHTQFGKDHQFNSFTSVEDFQKQVPVRDYEQLRPYIDKMLTGAEDVLWKGKPIYLAKTSGTTSGAKYIPLTKESMPYHIEAARNAILHYIHETGNASFVDGKMIFLQGSPILEEKNGIKLGRLSGIVAHYVPKYLQKNRMPSLETNCIDDWETKVDAIVEETFHENMMVISGIPSWVQMYFEKLKEKGNKPVGEIFKNFNLFIYGGVNYEPYRAKFENLIGRKVDSIELFPASEGFFAYQDSQKEKGMLLLLNAGIFYEFIKSDEFFQENPKRYTIGEVEMGINYVLIISTNAGLWSYNIGDTVQFTSLKPYRVIVSGRIKHYISAFGEHVIGKEVEAALKAAMENTNIRVNEFTVAPQITPNEGLPYHEWLVEFEQEPDNMTEFEQKLDKAMRQQNVYYDDLISGNVLRTVVVTRVARNAFQEYMKSEGKLGGQNKLPRLSNDRKIADKLVKK, encoded by the coding sequence ATGTCGATAAAATCGATTATTGCTAAATTATTAGCAGGGAAAATTTATAAAAATACACGTAAATGGGCCGATAATCCCGTAGCAACTCAGCAAAAAGTTTTCTGGGAATTAATCCGTACGGCACAACATACGCAATTTGGAAAAGACCATCAGTTTAACTCCTTTACTTCGGTCGAAGATTTTCAAAAACAGGTTCCGGTTCGCGATTATGAACAGTTACGTCCTTATATAGACAAGATGCTGACCGGTGCTGAAGATGTACTGTGGAAAGGGAAACCGATATACCTGGCCAAAACGTCGGGTACAACTTCCGGGGCAAAATATATTCCGCTTACCAAAGAATCGATGCCCTATCATATTGAAGCGGCCCGAAATGCAATATTGCATTATATCCATGAAACCGGAAATGCTTCGTTTGTTGACGGTAAAATGATTTTCCTGCAAGGAAGCCCGATATTGGAGGAGAAAAACGGAATTAAACTCGGACGTCTTTCCGGAATTGTAGCGCATTATGTTCCGAAATATTTACAAAAAAATCGGATGCCAAGCTTGGAAACTAATTGTATTGACGATTGGGAAACCAAAGTAGATGCGATAGTAGAAGAAACATTCCACGAAAATATGATGGTAATTTCAGGTATTCCGTCGTGGGTTCAGATGTATTTTGAAAAATTAAAGGAAAAAGGAAATAAACCGGTTGGCGAAATCTTTAAAAACTTCAACCTCTTTATTTACGGAGGGGTTAATTATGAACCGTACCGGGCTAAATTCGAAAACCTGATCGGACGAAAAGTAGACAGTATTGAATTGTTTCCGGCTTCAGAAGGTTTCTTTGCATATCAGGATTCACAAAAGGAAAAAGGAATGCTGTTGCTATTAAATGCCGGTATATTTTATGAGTTTATTAAAAGCGATGAATTCTTCCAGGAAAACCCGAAAAGATATACGATAGGGGAAGTGGAAATGGGAATCAATTATGTATTGATCATTTCTACAAACGCCGGTTTATGGTCTTACAATATCGGAGATACTGTTCAGTTTACCAGTTTAAAACCGTATCGGGTGATAGTGTCGGGACGAATTAAACATTATATTTCCGCTTTCGGAGAACACGTTATCGGTAAAGAAGTTGAAGCAGCTTTAAAAGCAGCAATGGAGAACACCAATATTCGCGTTAATGAATTTACCGTGGCACCGCAAATCACACCAAATGAAGGATTGCCGTATCATGAATGGTTGGTCGAGTTTGAACAGGAACCGGACAATATGACTGAATTTGAACAAAAACTTGACAAAGCAATGCGTCAACAAAATGTGTATTATGATGATCTGATTTCCGGGAATGTTTTAAGAACTGTAGTTGTGACGCGTGTAGCCCGAAATGCATTTCAGGAATATATGAAATCGGAAGGAAAGCTGGGAGGACAAAATAAGTTACCGCGACTTTCAAACGATCGGAAAATTGCGGATAAACTGGTGAAAAAATAA
- a CDS encoding SdpI family protein, protein MYNFTLNSGKTVIRLIRHNLLILNNMKWTENLMQMPLLCGGIFILTGLILYCFPPKKINGLYGYRTSGSMKSQERWDFSQKYSAIELAKGGLIVLLLAFLPFVVPIEKSIEKGVSIAIILASVFIPIYRTEKALNKKFADNHK, encoded by the coding sequence ATGTACAACTTTACTTTGAACTCTGGAAAGACGGTTATCCGATTGATCCGACACAATTTATTGATTTTGAATAATATGAAGTGGACAGAAAACCTAATGCAAATGCCTTTGTTATGCGGAGGTATATTTATACTAACCGGTTTGATACTGTATTGTTTTCCACCTAAAAAAATAAACGGGCTGTATGGTTACCGAACATCGGGTTCAATGAAATCACAGGAACGATGGGATTTTTCACAAAAATATTCGGCTATCGAATTAGCCAAAGGCGGATTGATAGTGTTGCTTCTGGCTTTTCTGCCGTTTGTTGTACCGATTGAAAAGAGCATAGAAAAAGGAGTAAGCATTGCGATAATATTAGCCTCGGTTTTTATCCCGATATACCGAACCGAAAAAGCATTGAATAAAAAATTTGCCGATAATCATAAATAA
- a CDS encoding murein hydrolase activator EnvC family protein → MSAKRLKRQLLKKKLFNKNRLVILNENSFEEIFSLKLNLMNVFVSLTVSTIFLITATTFIIAFTPLREYIPGYSSTKLKKEATQLAIKSDSLEQVIKQNNLFVESIKKVLTGDLDYAKLNKDSIKVENKAGEDAPDLNPSKTDLKLREQVRLEDKYNVFEKAKPRVNLVLLPPVKGHIIEKYNAKNKHYNISIALTKNTPIKSIANGTVVFSDWTPTNGQVIIIRHNDGIISVYKRAASLTKSEGDVVKSGEVIALAGITGTYPDVQLYFELWKDGYPIDPTQFIDFE, encoded by the coding sequence ATGTCCGCGAAGAGACTTAAACGACAGCTTTTAAAAAAGAAATTATTCAATAAAAACCGATTGGTTATATTGAATGAAAATTCGTTTGAAGAGATATTTTCCCTGAAATTAAATCTGATGAACGTTTTTGTAAGCTTGACCGTATCAACTATTTTCCTGATTACTGCTACCACTTTTATTATCGCTTTTACACCGCTACGGGAATATATTCCGGGATATTCTTCGACCAAACTGAAAAAGGAAGCAACACAACTGGCGATAAAATCCGATTCACTGGAGCAGGTTATCAAACAAAACAATCTGTTTGTAGAATCAATTAAAAAGGTACTTACCGGAGATCTGGACTATGCTAAACTGAATAAGGATTCAATTAAAGTTGAAAACAAAGCAGGCGAGGATGCACCGGATCTGAATCCGTCGAAAACCGATTTAAAACTTCGGGAACAGGTTCGACTGGAAGATAAATACAATGTTTTTGAAAAAGCAAAACCAAGAGTAAACCTGGTTCTATTGCCACCGGTTAAAGGCCATATAATCGAAAAATACAATGCTAAAAACAAGCATTACAATATCAGTATTGCACTGACTAAAAACACACCGATCAAATCGATTGCAAACGGAACGGTTGTTTTTTCCGATTGGACACCTACAAACGGACAAGTGATTATTATTCGGCATAACGACGGAATTATTTCGGTTTATAAACGTGCTGCATCACTGACGAAATCAGAAGGAGATGTTGTAAAATCCGGAGAAGTAATTGCATTAGCCGGAATTACAGGAACTTATCCGGATGTACAACTTTACTTTGAACTCTGGAAAGACGGTTATCCGATTGATCCGACACAATTTATTGATTTTGAATAA
- the tatA gene encoding twin-arginine translocase TatA/TatE family subunit, producing MGKLGATEIILIVVVIVLLFGGKKIPELMKGLGSGIKEFKNAAKDDQPSAPKKDETKE from the coding sequence ATGGGAAAGCTTGGTGCAACAGAAATAATTTTGATCGTAGTAGTAATTGTACTTCTATTTGGCGGTAAAAAAATTCCTGAACTAATGAAAGGTTTGGGTTCCGGAATCAAAGAATTCAAAAATGCTGCTAAAGACGATCAACCTTCCGCTCCTAAGAAAGACGAAACCAAAGAGTAA